The following are from one region of the Oncorhynchus nerka isolate Pitt River linkage group LG8, Oner_Uvic_2.0, whole genome shotgun sequence genome:
- the irak3 gene encoding interleukin-1 receptor-associated kinase 3 has product MDSSMYLYDVPPVLMEKFCKIIDSGDDSLGWRGLAARIVPSWAEVRRTERLDAIGKSPTRELIWSWAQQNKTVGDLVKVLEDMGHTRALQLFIPQETQHSFLNSGPSKSSRDNPSPPQLPTSPPPASESTRPGWNQSNYHVSSEDRNHRLVITYSDVIEGTRHFHQDMKISEGSFSAVYRAVKGNDTFAVKLFKQVQKASWRKLWDLFRKEMEVHHLYQHPNILELLGCYSDGDRYWLVYPYLPNGSLFHRLHDQNTVPPLSWQERLDIIKGTAKAVHHLHMAQPCTVVCGNITSSNILLDERLQPKLSDFGTARLRPHSVSQSCTVTLDTTFGTLGYLPEEYIRDGKLSVSLDVFSLGVVIMEMITGRKAREETPKHTLLRNVLRGEVEDTGSVDSCLQYLDPRAGLCPHSMSFTLLRLALDCTSTRPRNRPTMENVLQVLSQLLPLPCPPEDQPHTLTDEAPAPPASPAQTGQGPSSNPSPSVPVEDDELHSYPVENPQPAPAQGGPCECSQSEVTYLGSGERSSHLSREEAGERAGLGADEADQSLQTNGEPVDLYGSWPVQCSCSAEVNGLGCEDCRANGFTPCPSDLPQGDLSFSSLSIVDNPAKQRMMNKIDLYNRGHLRTEELLSVSMTTQE; this is encoded by the exons ATGGACTCGTCTATGTACCTGTATGATGTTCCCCCAGTTTTGATGGAGAAGTTTTGTAAGATAATCGACAGCGGTGATGACAGCCTCGGATGGCGCGGGCTCG CGGCGCGTATCGTGCCAAGTTGGGCGGAGGTGCGACGCACCGAGAGGCTGGATGCAATAGGCAAGAGCCCCACGCGAGAACTCATCTGGTCGTGGGCCCAACAGAACAAAACTGTTGGGGACCTTGTGAAGGTGTTGGAGGATATGGGTCACACCAGAGCTCTACAGCTCTTTATTCCTCAAG AAACACAGCATTCCTTCCTCAACAGTGGACCATCAAAGAGCAGCAGGGATaatccctcccctcctcagttacCCACG TCACCCCCACCTGCCAGCGAGTCGACCCGACCTGGTTGGAACCAGTCTAATTATCACGTGTCAAGTGAAG ATAGAAACCACAGGCTTGTGATCACCTACTCAGACGTCATAGAGGGAACTAGACATTTTCACCAGGACATGAAGATCTCTGAGGGCAGCTTCTCTGCTGTCTACAGAGCGGTGAAGGGAAATGACACCTTCGCTGTCAAGCTCTTCAAGCAG GTGCAGAAAGCCTCATGGAGGAAGTTGTGGGATCTGTTCAGGAAAGAGATGGAAGTTCATCATCT CTACCAGCATCCTAACATCTTAGAGCTGTTGGGTTGTTACTCTGATGGGGATCGTTACTGGCTGGTATACCCTTACCTTCCCAATGGATCACTGTTCCACAGACTGCATGACCAG AACACAGTGCCTCCCCTCTCATGGCAGGAGCGTCTGGACATCATCAAGGGGACGGCTAAGGCTGTACATCACCTACACATGGCTCAGCCCTGCACTGTGGTCTGTGGTAACATCACAAG TTCTAACATACTGCTGGACGAGCGGCTGCAGCCCAAGCTGTCTGATTTTGGGACGGCCCGTCTCAGACCCCACTCCGTCAGTCAGAGCTGCACCGTTACCTTGGATACGACCTTCGGAACCCTGGGCTACCTGCCGGAGGAATACATACGAGACGGAAAGCTGTCCGTCAGTCTGGACGTGTTCAGCTTGGGAGTG GTTATAATGGAAATGATAACGGGACGGAAAGCTAGAGAGGAGACTCCTAAACACACCCTGCTG AGAAACGTCCTACGTGGAGAGGTGGAGGACACTGGCAGTGTAGACTCCTGTCTTCAGTATCTGGACCCGAGAGCTGGTCTTTGTCCCCACTCTATGTCCTTCACCTTGTTGCGTCTAGCCCTGGACTGCACCTCTACACGACCACGCAACAGACCCACCATGGAGAAT GTGTTACAGGTATTGAGCCAGCTGCTTCCCCTGCCGTGCCCACCTGAAGACCAGCCCCACACGCTGACCGACGAGGCCCCagctccccctgcctctcctgccCAGACGGGACAGGgccccagctccaaccccagccccagTGTGCCTGTGGAGGATGATGAGCTGCACAGTTACCCCGTTGAGAACCCACAGCCAGCTCCAGCCCAGGGAGGACCCTGTGAGTGTAGCCAGTCAGAGGTCACCTATCTGGGCAGTGGGGAGCGGAGCAGCCACCTGTCACGGGAGGAGGCAGGGGAAAGAGCAGGGCTAGGAGCTGATGAGGCTGACCAGAGCCTACAGACCAATGGAGAGCCAGTGGATCTTTACGGTAGCTGGCCAGTCCAATGTAGCTGTTCAGCTGAGGTGAATGGGCTGGGCTGTGAGGACTGTAGAGCCAATGGGTTTACTCCCTGCCCCTCAGACCTCCCTCAAG GAGACCTCAGCTTCTCTTCCCTCAGTATAGTGGACAACCCTGCCAAGCAGAGAATGATGAATAAGATTGATCTGTACAACAGAGGCCACCTCAGAACAGAGgaactcctctctgtctccatgaccACCCAGGAGTGA